The genomic interval AACGAAAAAGCGCAATTCCCAAAATGTCTaactattcattcatttaataaaGAATAAAGATGCTTTTTAACTTTCCTccaaaaaatacagtaaaacacTTCTCATGTTTTCCGAGCTGTCTTGCTCTGATCAATATAATACTGTCTTTTCGCCATgtccaaaagaaaacacactaCCATAACCAAGATCAGCTGAAAATACCCTGAACATGATCCTGTCTTGGACGTTGAGTTTAAGTCCCTTTGCAGAGCCAAAGCCCCCGGCTGAATAACTCTGATTGAAGGTCCTGAAATTACCTCCAGACTTGGTCAAATAGTTGGCGTAATGAAGGGCAGCTAATGGAGCAGAGAACTATGCATGCATGTCATGTATCCATGCGTCCCATCAGCAGCAGTGCTGGGAGCAGCTGGGGCAGCGAGTTCATTTTTCGTTGACTGTTAATGATGTCTTTTTCCTTGTTTGTGGAATCAGTTTATGAAGTAGACATATTTCTAATACTCGGATTTGATCCTTGTGTTTTCAGTGGGTTTTAGGTCAAATACTTCACAGGAGAAAGGATTTATCTGCAGCTGAAATATCTTTTCTTAGCCTTGTATGATTCACATCCTCCCATATGTTGTAGAGTTTTGATGAAGTGGAATTCTTTTGTTCTCTGCTCAATTTGTTTCCTTCATGATTAAGAGCTGCGTAACTCAAGTTGTTtcatctcctcccctctccaGATGGCAGCTATTTGAATAGGCATGCAAAGCTCTGATCAGTACAGGCCATtcaaaacaaagacaacaatCTGACGTACACAGCGATTTCAGCATTTAACCCTGTTATATATTTTCACCACCTGTTTAATctgggaaaagaaagagaaaaactaAAGCTATTATCTTCAGATAATATGGATGAAGCTCAGCAATGCTATAAAGTATGACTGACAGTATTTGGAAAGGTTCTGTGCAATTGCATGTTATTTCtgcatgcatttgtgtcaaACTCATTCGTTCCAATTTTGGTGTGTTTTCCCTCTTTCAAGGAGCTGGCAGGCGACATCATCTGGGTGCAGTAATGCCTCAAAGCACAAAGAGCCCCATTCAGAGTCCTCAGCAGCAGTAGCCCCCACCCACACTGTCaagaggacacccagacccatCCAGCACACAGCCTGGAGTCATTATGGAAAGCAATGTCTACTTACACAGCAGTAGAGAACATTCACAGGAAAACAATAAGCAGTGAAGGAACGCTTGGAGAAGACGAAATGAGAGCAAAAGGATGGAACAAAAACCTGGCGATCTCCACATCTGTCCAGGAGCTGTCTCCCTCCTGCCATCTCATCTACTCTGATTTACGTTCATCAAACATTCACAGGGATTATTCCCACAGCCTACAACAATATCTTCGGCTAACCGAGGGACTCAGGGGTGAGTGAGTGTGCCAGGAGCTTCCCCGGACAGAGATGGAGTCAGCAGAGATCtcagaggcagacagagaggccCCAACCTCTGTGAACCTCGAGACCGAGGCAAACaatggaaaaaaacaatattaaaggGGAGCGccaccaattttacacatcaaagtcaTGCTTATAGTTTCTTGGGGAGTAATACTGCatatgtgggaaaaaaaaaaagttgtataaagcTTTTGCGGCTGTGCAACTAATAaaattgcctcaagtgatgtcacttgagtcagcgtcAGTTTGGGCTGAagactgcaaaataaaaaaaaaaaggttttaaaaaaggacttagaaagaagtgagctcaccagacctctgtagcgTGACTagcataacatacagtataacacacacaaatctaGAAGTCAACTGTCAGCggttgagttgcattgtgggtaaagtaggcgccaggttttgacaagaaagaaaaatgcctgaaataaaaaatacgaCCTCTGGTTCTGTTGCATTGATTTTGATATTACATGTATCATAAATTAGAAATATGATATACTGTAGGTGTATGTCATCTTTGGTTGATGTTTCGGGCTTCTTGCTATAGACTTGTTTCTGGTGTGACAAGAGCTCCTTAATGAGATTTACAACGTGCAAAGATCCTTAATTTTTTAATGAGTGTGACTCCCAGGGTGGGACAAAATATCTACTGAGTGGATGCCAAggttgaaaatcatcaaaaggCCCTTATATCAAGCACACTGAACCCTTCTCTTTATGCAATCAATCTGAAATTTGACTTGGCTTCGCAGTGACTGCGATGAAATATGACACTTAGAGCTTGAATACTGCAGCAGCTCACAGCTCAGTACAATGCAGTTTCTCCCTTCTGAAAGCTGCTGATTCTACATGTAATCCCACACCGATGCAGCCAAGGCTAGGCAATTGACTTTACCCATGAAATATtcatatgttgttgttgttgtgatgttTTGAAACACATTTGCATTTATTAAGTCACTCAGTCTCAATAATGGATTGTGTAATGTGACACTGGAGACGGCTCAGTGCattaaaacctttttaacaTAATGTGTAATCTGACAACACCTAATTATCAGCGTTAAAAGATAGTAACACTCACAGGAGGAGGTCAAAAAGAGGCCAAATATTTCTGATGTTCTCGCTAATCGTCAATCTAACTGACTGATTTATATAAAAAGCAATCACACACTAGCGTTTGAGGCGTCGCTGAACTGTGCAGAATACATTTTTCTTGCCAATATACATGATTGTGCTCTGTCAAGCTTGCAAATATCtctaaatcacacacacacatctagaGTACATTGTTAAAATAGTCATCAGTCAAGGCTAAATAGAAAACACAATTGCAGCCAGTTGTAAATAAAGGCCGTAATATTTACTGTGGAGGGTAATTCTCATCAGCTTTTTATGTATAAAGCACACACTGCCCCCTGTTGACCAGATatgaaaacagacaaaaagcTGCAGCACaagcattttatttaaaaaaaaaaaagtagctcATTTAAGAAATCATTATTTTACAAACGCCCACAATGGTAATATGGACGTGCTTATATCATCCTGGCAAACAGACAGTGTGTTTATCATGAAATACTGAACATTACCAGGTCTTGGTGTCACAGTATTTTTGTGTGAAATTGAAGTACAGTATTTTATTGACACTTTAAACTGAGAACTCTTAATATACAGTAGTACTTGCATAGAAAAGCTTAAAATGTACTTACACTTTACCATCATTATTTCACATTCTGGTTGAAACATACATACTTTGCTccataatgaaataaatgtttacGGACCTCAAATGATTTTTGGATAAACTTTCATTGTGAAGTACAATCAGagctcatttttcattgcttaaACATACTTAATATTCAGCTTTAGTTGAACCTTGTGTTTTGGACATTAAACTGTCTAACATCTATGGCTTCAAACATGTAAATGTTTTTGAGGAAGTGGTAAAACTGACCTACGTGATCAACAGTATACTGCTTATGAATTATACTATATTATAGTTACTTCTGCATGCTTTCATTGTCAGTTGCAGGCTTCTTAATAGTCCGTGGAGTCTTTGTCGTTTTGGCCACTTTCTCTGCCTTCTCTTTTTTAACCTCTTCCTTCACCGCCACCTCGGTCCCCTCCACCTCCTCATTTTCTGGCTTGGCAGCGACCTTCCTCAGCTTGTGCTTACCCTTGATGGGAGCTGCGAAAGTGAGCGACGACTTGATGAAATCCAGAGGGAAAATGCCCACGTCTCCGTCGAAACGGTTCTTGGTCACCTGCAGGGACCTGCGGCCGGGGCACGTCACCAGCTTCTTCTCCTGCAGAATGAGGACGTTGTCGGCTTCTTGGCTGGCCTTGGGGGTAGGTTAAAGGTTAAGATGTGTCTTGAGTTATGTCGAATAACTGGAGCTTTGTAAAGAGAGTAAGAACATGTGTATTTTCATCATGATGTCAAGTCATTTGTAGCTACAGAAATAACTGGACACCCATGAGCAAATTGATGAAATGAAAGCCAAAATAGAAAAAAGGGTAAATGagtgtaaaaacaaaagtataTACCGTACACATGTATATATTAATGAATATGGGCATCCTATTTTCATGGCCCTGGTTTGGTCAGGTTATGTGCAGTGGTGCATCTCATTTTCTAagaattaaagctatagtgtgtagtttctgtcacccccatgaggaattctaattaatgacaacaaaactgtcggcgcgtccacatgatacaagccttccgtgatccccccccccccgcacaaTCTTCTGCCATTCCATTTTACTTAGTTTTGTtcattacatttgttttgttctcTTTCCTTGTTCTCTTTAAAAGATGAAGTGTAAAATTATGAAACTCATTTCATTATTTGATTGATATACCTACACAGTTGTCATTCAGTCATTACACATGATCGAAAGTTTAAAGGTTATCTGTCACGGTTCCTTTTGTTTCCCTTTCACGTTAATCAAACCAAAATCTGCTGCACAGTTTAGTTTGAGAAAGGTGAGACATTGCTCTGTCTTACCTTTGCCGAACCAAAGATGGATGCGGTTTGCAGCTCTCGGTCATCCTCCTCTTTCCTGGGGTGAATGACCAAAGTGACATGGCAGCTGCTGTTGGTGGCAAACTTCCTGAATGCTCCGATAATGTGGTCCTGGACAGCAAACCTGGGACAGGAAACACAATTTCCATATTTGTggaaaatgctttttaaaagtattgtgcTTGAAGAAACGGTTCGAGGAACATGTCACTGCCATCCAGAAACGCACACAACAAAGACTACATGTCATACGCAAACTGAGAGCCCTTTCTGTTGCCCCCCACCTCCTGCTCCTACTTTACAAAAGCATCATCCAACCCACCCTGCTGTACTGCTCACCCTGTTTTTACACAATGCTAACCGCCACCTGCAAAAACCAACTCACTAAAATCACACATATTGCCTCCAAGATAATCAGTCTCCCCACACCCAGCCTATCAGACATGAATGACACAGCCTATCAGACGCCTAGCACGTACAGTAGCAGCTGACACAGACCATCCCCTGAACCAATTCTTCACACTACttccacacacatctaaagtgcaatgttagaaccgtTTCCTtctttcacatccaatatccaactaaaaacattttatttgggtttttggtgtcgtccctccacgccctactttttcctcgcaggtgttgcatattgccaTCTTGtcatcttctgcacacacgctgaagaatttccaaactgacatgttgcaggttaattcacgaggttccctacatgtgctgcacaccgcgagcgggtacgcgcgacacacggcggaaaagttgagagagagaaaataaagagacCGTGCTGTcacgtccgtgtgtgtgtgcgtccttgagaactctaactcgtataacttatgttgtcagttaattgtagcgttgaccggcatgaaatcggcatatgacaGACTGACCTACcagtcgccggtcatggccgagcacgtgaaaaccggccaattccggtcaccggttAAGTGTTaagtgtttttatatatgtctTGTTGTGCtatggaacatgaaaagaaGATGTGTGGAAATGATTATCCCTATGGGACAATAAAGACTGGTAGATGATAGAATTTGTACGTAAGTAACTCTTACTCACTTGTCTACGGAGAGATTTTCCTGCCCCATCATGAACTGCAGGTTGTCGATGATGACGTGGTTGATATCATACAGGTAGACAGCATGTTGCATAGTGTCCAGCACTGTCCTATAAAAaaaggttgaagaggaacacTCAGTGAAAATTAGCACTTACATTAAAAGGAAAGAAGCCGGTGTCCATCGAAACATTGATGAGACTTACTTGATGTTCTGCTGCCCGTGGAAAGTCATAAAGTAGAGTGGCAGCTCTTCAAACTTGTCTGCCCAGAAGTCATACTGCTCGAGGTTTTCCTCCAGCCTCTGCATGGCAAACTGGGTCAGCATGATCTTTGCCAGACGCACGTTGTTGATCTCAAAGCTACCCCATAACGTGTTGACGCCCTGCATGCAAAGGTCCAGAGCAACCTCACTGATAAAGGTGGTCTTCCCGCTGCCAGTAGGACCTAGTAAACATAGAGGCATACATATTAAGACTAACAGATATTTGATTGTAAAAACGTGCAGAGTGGATAAGAGGTAATGAAACAGATAATGTACCAGTATTAACAGCTCATATTCAAACTCAACATGTCCAAAAGATGTGTAGACAGCCCAAAATATATTCTCTTTTTCTGGAAAGTTTGATTAAAAATAAACCTtgatctgctgtgtgtgtgcatgttgtaaGTCCTATTGTTTCCAATTTGTGATCCACAGAGCTGACCCATAAAGAGGGTAGttccaaaattaaaaacacagaatTGGAACCTGCTATTACTTACAAACTGATTGATAAAGCTGCATTCGTTGTTTTTTTCAGCCACTTGGGGGCATTGAAACAAGctgaaaacacaacactgactttGTATCACCTAATTatcatatttcttttctttctgtttatCGGAGCTTTTTTGCTGAAAACGGATCCCTGCTGTGGAGTTAATGGATCAGAAAAGCAAATCAAGGAGAGCAACTGCAGGTTTGGGAGATCATTTTCTGTGGGTTAGTCACTACTTGATATCTTTCACATTATACATTTGATCGActgttaaaaatgtatatataacgTAACAGCTTTAACGTTTTATGATGCTATATAAGGGAATGTTTACATCAGTGTTAATTAAACGAGTATGAACTAGGACTATATTTTCTGAATTATGATTTCTTTAAAACTAGAACTTTAAGCAGAAATTACTGATTGGGCCTTTAAACATAATGTTTTCTACCTGTGAAAACAGTCAGCTCCCCCTTGCGGTGTCCCTTCAGGATCCTGTTGAGCTCCTGAAATCTCACCCACTTCACTCCAGCCACCTGCTCGGTGTTCACCAGCTCCCCATACACGTCCTCTCTGAGCTGCTTGAAGGACACTATGGACTTATGGGCCGCTGGGATGGAGGATTTGATGATGTGGCTGAAGTTTTTCCCCTGGGCCAGCGCCTCCACGGGACACGGGCGGTACTCCCCTGGCCGCACCAGCAAGCAGCGCCTCAGACCCAGCTTGCGTGAAAAAATCTTTGATGCCTCCCAGGAGCGAATGTCCCCTCCCAGCCACAGCGTCACCCGACTGAACTGCTCCAGGTAAGGCAGCAGGATCGGTGGAAGGCAGCTGACCCCACGTGGAAGAGCCACGCTGGGGAGTCCTGTGGCCTGGCTCACAGCCAGAGTGTCCAGCTCATGTCCAGTCAGCACCACCTCCGCGTCCATACGGCCCACCAGGGGGAGGCCAAACAGGTTGTAGTAAGAATTAGACTTTGGGACTGTAGCTTCATTATAAGTAACTTTGTCAGTGTCTGTGCTTTGGGCAGAGAGAAGCTTCACCCCTTTTAGGGAGGAGTCAGGTCCACCAAACCAGGGGAAcaccagactcttggtaggcttGAAAAGCCTCACGCCAAACTTCTTGAGTGTTGCATTAGAGACCTTTGTGAtctgaaataaaacattgataaatgttttattaaatgtatctATAAAAAAATAGTCCTGAGATGTTCTTTACCTGTCATTTAAATCCCTGCCATGTAAAGCCTCAAATctaaaatattacaatatcaATTCTTAACCATGTGTCAGTAGGTTTTATTGTATGGTTCTCAGTGGCGATTCTAGACAACTTTTACTAGGGGGGCTAAGGAGGGGCCAGTGTTTAACCAGAGGGGCACTTTAAAAATAGcaacaaattatatttaaagattataaactttattttactttagagtcatataaacatttattttatacagGGGTGGCCAGGGATGTGTCTACAGAGGCACGGGCCTTCCTAGGCCTCTGTGTAGAACCGCCACTGATGGTTCTGttcatattattttgttaatttgtCTTTAAATTCTTTCTTGTCAGCCGTTTCATGACTTAACTAGTGTTTGTCTTTGCTTTTCATTGTTATGTTTGTTTACTATGCTGTTACTACTGCGATTTAATGTTAAATGACATGCATTTGCAACAGTTACAGATACAATATCCTTACTAAGTGTGAGAAATGATTTACTGTACACATTAAAAGATGgacaaaatattttcatttaaattctgGAAATTGGGGCTTGTGTGCCTCTTCCACCTTTATCTTCTTCACATATCTCATTTCATGGATAACTATAAGCTTATTTTGTAGAGCAATATATAGGCTAGGTTTACTTTTCCTGCTTTTCAATGATTGTGATGAAGATGTGATGGTCTCCTTTGTTCCTTTGATTATTTTGACTTATTAAAAGAATAAACCAAAAACATGCAATCACTCATGTTCTACGAGCACATCTCTCACTAATTTACACTCAACATTACCTGGAACATGGTTTTAATCAGCTGAACCTCATCCTCAGGGACGTCAGTGAGGGGCACAGAGCTGGACCAGATCCTCTGCACCTCCCTcagctctctctccctgtcctcctgctcctccaaaCTCTCTGGGTATCCCAGCATTACATGAGGGCTGAGGAATTCCTGCTCCTCCTTCTGCATCACCTCTAGGCAGTCCTGGAGATCCTCCCAGCTCCCTTCCACCAGCGTGTCTTTACACAGAAACTGTCCGGTGGTTTTGTCGATGAACAAGGAGAAGCTGTCCCTCCGGGCAGACGGAGCCACAAAGATGCTGGGGATGTGGAAGCAGCTGTAGCCATCGTGGAAGGGAATGTCTTTGGAGCGCAGATACTGTTTGATCTCTGTAATTGTGATGGGGCTCGCAGGAAACTCTACAGTAGACTTGGCATCCTTTTTATAAGCCCTGGTCCACCGGTGTGTCAGGTAGTATTCGTAGTAGCCTTTCCCAAGAAGGTCTGAACCACATGGAGGCCTGTGAAGGAGCCTTTGAGTGAGAAGTTTCACACTGAGGGATGGTAAGTGTCTCTGATGGAGAAACCTTGGGGCTGCCACCTGCAAGAGACAGGTGCTGCCCCTCAGCAGCAAGCTCCTCCACATTAGCTAGTTATCTGGTTGGGGCATTGAACCTGCGACGGACACGACAAGAGGAAGAAACATCAAGTAACACacagcaaagctacaaagacaTGTCTTCTTGCATGACCTATGCTAGTGTTTATCAAAGACAGCACAGACAGGGAGGCAGAAAGCCGTTATTTTTCATCAAACGGACATTAACTGCACAAGAAAGTTAGACTGAATGTGCGTGACTAAGCCGTAACTAAAAAATATAAAGTTTAATTcaagaacaaacacacagaatgcAGCTTACTGGGTGTGTTGCTTGCCCTCATGCCTTTTTCCTCCATGCTCCTCTCTCAACCCGGGCTTTTCGGTGCGCTTTCAAAACAAGTCCGTGTGAAACATACAAGGAAAGGTACCGAACTGGGTTCATATGTTTATGCTAgctacattttaattttacttctcaaacatgtcaaaaTATACGTatataaaaatgtgtcttttacAGTGATTACAATTTAGATTTGTTAATGGAAGAGGTTTTATTATGAAGTCTTGTTTTCTGTAACGGCCATGTCTGTTATATGTTTCACTCCGGAACATATCATTGACGGAACGCAGTATATACATGCCCGTCAAGTCGTCCTCTATGAATGTtgttgctagctaacgttgATTTGTGTCCAGGGGCTTCTAACAGTATTGTATGTGTTAATTAACCGTTAATTGACTGTAAAACGATGACATCCAGAGGGACACCGAGTCGCTTCCTTCAGAGCGTTCTTCAGAACGGTATCGGTCGGTATGTCTGCCAGCTGAAACGAGTCTCCATCATCTTCTCTAAAAATGCACAGAGCTCGTTGGGAGTCAGGTAAACAAACGCTTTACATAAAGATAGCctaccttaaaataaaaaaatattctttatAAGTGAAGTGAAAGAccatcacattacattacaaaagtGTTACatttagagctgggcaatatatcgatattatatcaatatcgtggtATGatactagatatcgtcttagattttggatatcgtaatatggcatagctaagtgttgtcttttcctggttttgaaGGCTGCATTACATTAAAGTTacgtcattttctgaacttacccgattgttgtaactgttgtagtaattgcctttacccacttagtcattatatccacattactgatgattatttatcaaaaataaatattttgagaaagcaacaatagtcaacactacaatatcgttgcggtatcaatatcgaggtatttggtcaaaaatatcgtgatatttgattttctccaccaTGGCTATGCTGAAAAATGTACCGTGTTTgtcaaggtacttgtacttttgtCACATATTCAAAGTTTTTATCTGCCAAGTAACTATAGTTGTCATATAAATGTATGTACTACAGTATTTTTGCTCTAAACTTTGTTGGATTTGAAATACAGGTTGTGGTAAGTTTTATTTcttggttacattccaccattgCCAGTGATCTTAATAATCATCAGTTGCAGCATAACAAAAGGCAACATCAGATATTCTTACACTGGGAATTGATATTGGTATGCAAGCGACACAGACCACCATAAACTAAAGTGAGCACAGCATCATAACCTCTTCCCTTCTTTATTTTCAGGGAGTTCATTGAAGAGGGAGTGGTGGATTATGCCAAGAAGAACCCTGCAACTGTCGTGTACGTGTCTCCTCAGTCATGCAGGATACCCAAAATAGTTGCAGAATACTGTAAGTACCTTGTGTTTTAAAGGCACAACTGTGTAATTCTAAATTTTCTTTCCTCATTATAGCACAtgcttttatatataaaaaagggtTTGTTGTATGTTAGGTCCTGTAATTTCCTAGAAAGTTTCTTGAAAAGAACTATGTAATATGGTAAAAATCACAGGGAAAAATTACACTAAGTTCTAAGGTATGTTATATAAATTAAGCTTGTTGTGTTGAGTTTATAAGAAACGATGCATAAATGTATAAGAAACATGAAAAGTGAACTAAAGTAAAGTAGCAGTGTGAATATATGGTACTACTCCTAGATACTGTAGGGGGCAGTATAACACACATTTTTGAGACCTCTATGTAGCTGGAAGTTGAATGCCATTGGGGGTTTCAAACAGTTAAATAGTCTCACCCAGAATCAGATGTTCTTGTTGACACTGTTACATTTCACACTAGGCAGAAATCTATGTCCCTTATAAAGTGActcatacttattattattatttcctctttttccttCCTGCAGTAAACGGCAACGTGAGGGAAGAAATCGTCACGAGCAAAACATCTCCGCAGATATCAGAGCTTTTGACCAAGCTGACAAATCAGTCGGGCCTGGACATCATACGCATCCGCAAGCCCTTCCACACAGACAACCCCAGTATCCAGGGCCAGTGGAACCCATTCACCAACCGGCCCCCGTCCATCGGTCCCATCAGACCGCAGaaacaggacagctgaataaGGACTATCCAAAGTTTAAAGTCAAATTTGGTGCTTAATTCCAGCTTATTCTTGCAAGATATGTCCTTTTTCTGAAGCTGTTCAAGTGTCTGTGATCTAAATCAAATCACAAGTCAAGTATGGTTGCAGCAATTTTCCAGTGTATTTGTCGGATGTTTCTGCAGAAGACCCGACTGTCTATCGACTGAATATTTTTTCAACCTGCTCTTCTGTCTGTTGGTGGCAGCAAAGCTACTTTGGCTGCGCAAAGAAGTGCACACAGTACCAGCTCTGAATGTCACATTTGAATAGACTTTACATGAATCCACCAGAGGCTTGTCAGCTGGTTTATTAAAAAGCAGataacagtttttaatgttgagGTTATGTTAAGGTACATTGTAGTAACGTGCAGCACTTCGGAGCAGATGGAACTTTgtatgaaataaaagaaaaaaattatcgTGCAAATGCTGGAGTTTCAATGTATACTGTACATTCTTTTAAAGTTGTATTTAACAGCTTGTCAGAAGATCAATAGAGCAAAACTGATTGCAGCTGTGCTGTCTGCTTCGTTAAGTCTGAATGACTGATTTAACTGTCCTTAACATACTTCACAGACAAGACGCATTTGAGAagtacacatttttttatttgaatgacACGGGGGGGGAAATGTACATGTTTTTACAGTTCTAATACTGATGAGGTTTAAGGGTTTTCTTCGATGCACAACCTTAAACGATCCAGAGCTTAGATGAACATGACAGATGGTTGTGTGATAGCTTGAGGGACAAGTCCTAACCTTCGGCAGCACAGAGCTGTCCTCTGCGTCAGCTgtaagaggaacagagaactcCTCCAGTGGGAGATTTGTTCAAATTTAACGAGACGGATGTTGGCAAAACTCCTCGCTGCTTTCTTTGCTGTTCTCACTCTGAATTCATCATTTTTGACGGCAAAAGGCACACAGCTTGACCCTTGCTTTTCTTCCACAAATGACCTCGTCGTTCTTCTCAAGAAAAGTTCATCCATACAATAAAGTACAAGTCATCAGATGAATACAAATAAGCATCACGTGAAAGGTGCCCCCAGGACAGATTGCATGTTTCTGTTGATGGATGGATACTAGTCTGCTGGCATCTATAGCTCTGGCTGCAGGAGATGGTTTGGCTATCTGTGGAAAAATTATGTAGAATAGGAGCGTGAGATGACTGCTGAGGATGGTGATGAGTGTGAGACAGTGGAGCCGAGCTCTGCAGTGGAACACT from Perca fluviatilis chromosome 21, GENO_Pfluv_1.0, whole genome shotgun sequence carries:
- the mrpl43 gene encoding 39S ribosomal protein L43, mitochondrial, with the translated sequence MTSRGTPSRFLQSVLQNGIGRYVCQLKRVSIIFSKNAQSSLGVREFIEEGVVDYAKKNPATVVYVSPQSCRIPKIVAEYLNGNVREEIVTSKTSPQISELLTKLTNQSGLDIIRIRKPFHTDNPSIQGQWNPFTNRPPSIGPIRPQKQDS
- the twnk gene encoding twinkle protein, mitochondrial, whose amino-acid sequence is MWRSLLLRGSTCLLQVAAPRFLHQRHLPSLSVKLLTQRLLHRPPCGSDLLGKGYYEYYLTHRWTRAYKKDAKSTVEFPASPITITEIKQYLRSKDIPFHDGYSCFHIPSIFVAPSARRDSFSLFIDKTTGQFLCKDTLVEGSWEDLQDCLEVMQKEEQEFLSPHVMLGYPESLEEQEDRERELREVQRIWSSSVPLTDVPEDEVQLIKTMFQITKVSNATLKKFGVRLFKPTKSLVFPWFGGPDSSLKGVKLLSAQSTDTDKVTYNEATVPKSNSYYNLFGLPLVGRMDAEVVLTGHELDTLAVSQATGLPSVALPRGVSCLPPILLPYLEQFSRVTLWLGGDIRSWEASKIFSRKLGLRRCLLVRPGEYRPCPVEALAQGKNFSHIIKSSIPAAHKSIVSFKQLREDVYGELVNTEQVAGVKWVRFQELNRILKGHRKGELTVFTGPTGSGKTTFISEVALDLCMQGVNTLWGSFEINNVRLAKIMLTQFAMQRLEENLEQYDFWADKFEELPLYFMTFHGQQNIKTVLDTMQHAVYLYDINHVIIDNLQFMMGQENLSVDKFAVQDHIIGAFRKFATNSSCHVTLVIHPRKEEDDRELQTASIFGSAKASQEADNVLILQEKKLVTCPGRRSLQVTKNRFDGDVGIFPLDFIKSSLTFAAPIKGKHKLRKVAAKPENEEVEGTEVAVKEEVKKEKAEKVAKTTKTPRTIKKPATDNESMQK